Proteins co-encoded in one Juglans regia cultivar Chandler chromosome 16, Walnut 2.0, whole genome shotgun sequence genomic window:
- the LOC109013403 gene encoding glycine-rich RNA-binding protein RZ1A-like has protein sequence MSEEVEYRCFIGGLSWSTSDRALKDAFEKFGKLLEAKVVVDKFSGRSRGFGFVTFDDRKAMEEAIDEMNGIDLDGRTITVDKAQPHQGSGRDHDGDRSRDRGRDRDRGRDYGGGRGSNGGECFKCGKPGHFARECPSEGARGSRYGGRDDRSSGGGGGGGGRYGPDRNGDRFGGRNRDSGSRGGSGADRYSRDRSGPYERRSTGGGGFRSG, from the exons ATGTCGGAAGAGGTGGAGTACCGCTGCTTTATTGGTGGCCTTTCGTGGTCAACATCTGACAGAGCTCTGAAAGATGCATTTGAAAAGTTTGGAAAGCTTCTTGAAGCAAAG GTGGTTGTTGACAAGTTCTCTGGGCGTTCCCGTGGATTTGGGTTCGTCACTTTTGATGATAGGAAAGCAATGGAGGAGGCTATTGACGAGATGAATGGAATAGATTTAGATGGGCGGACTATTACTGTTGATAAAGCTCAGCCTCACCAAGGCTCAGGTAGAGATCATGATGGTGACCGGAGCCGTGACCGTGGTCGTGATCGTGACCGTGGTCGTGACTATGGAGGTGGACGTGGATCTAATGGCGGAGAATGCTTTAAGTGTGGGAAGCCTGGACATTTTGCTAGGGAGTGTCCGAGTGAAGGGGCGAGAGGGAGCAGGTATGGGGGCAGGGATGATAGATCCAGTGGTGGTGGCGGCGGTGGGGGTGGCCGTTATGGTCCTGATCGGAATGGTGATCGATTTGGTGGGCGCAACAGGGATTCTGGTAGCCGTGGAGGTTCTGGAGCTGATCGGTACAGTCGTGACCGCAGTGGACCTTATGAGCGACGCAGCACTGGAGGTGGAGGTTTTCGCTCTGGATAG
- the LOC109013402 gene encoding putative clathrin assembly protein At1g03050, which produces MGQSKIRRALGAVKDKTSIGLAKVGSSASLADLEVAIVKATRHDEYPGEERHIREILSLTCYSRAHISACVNILSKRLDKTGNWIVALKTLVLVQRLLSEGDPEYEQEIFFATRRGTRVLNMSDFRDSSQSNHSWDYSSFVRTYALYLDERLEFRMQSRRGKRSAFGFEEEDFEEASQQGGSRATPVREMRTELIFSRTQHLQQLLERFLACQPTGAAKIHRVVMVALYPVVKESFQIYYDITEIMGILIDRFMELEVRECVRIYEIFCRLGKQFDELEKFYDWCKRVGIGRCSEFPEVDKITPKKLKVMDEFIRDKTALAQSIKTKSQEEAAEPRKNEMNEIKALPPPEGFNDAQVEEVKKEETKEQKEVKVTQQEGDLLNLGDDASTSHDHADKLALALFEGYASPATKNTPALAWEAFNDETSDWETTLVQSRSNLSSQKTTLADGFDMLLLDGMYKQSATMAAMAVGPGYGSSGSASSIALGSAGRPTMLALPAPPVIEGGSNSMTTSDPFAASLTVPPPAYVQMSEMERKQKLLVEEQLMWQQYARDGMQGQLGMAKMQHQYNPYNMGGYTPSY; this is translated from the exons ATGGGTCAAAGCAAGATCAGAAGAGCTCTAGGAGCTGTGAAGGACAAGACTAGCATTGGGCTTGCAAAAGTTGGAAGCAGCGCTTCTCTGGCGGACCTCGAGGTGGCGATTGTGAAGGCAACCAGACACGATGAATACCCAGGAGAGGAGAGGCATATTCGTGAGATACTCAGCTTAACATGCTACTCGCGCGCGCACATAAGTGCTTGCGTCAACATCCTCTCCAAGCGCCTGGACAAGACCGGGAACTGGATCGTCGCACTAAAGACGCTTGTGCTGGTTCAGCGCCTGCTGTCGGAGGGTGACCCTGAGTATGAGCAAGAGATCTTCTTCGCAACCAGACGCGGGACTCGTGTTCTCAACATGTCGGACTTTCGTGACTCTTCCCAATCCAATCATTCATGGGACTATTCCTCGTTTGTTCGCACGTATGCACTCTACCTCGACGAACGGCTTGAATTTAGGATGCAAAGCCGGCGGGGGAAACGCAGTGCGTTCGGATTTGAAGAGGAGGATTTTGAGGAGGCCAGCCAGCAGGGTGGTTCTAGAGCCACTCCAGTGCGTGAGATGAGAACTGAGCTTATATTTTCTAGGACGCAGCATTTGCAGCAGCTGCTCGAGCGCTTCTTAGCTTGTCAACCTACAg GTGCGGCAAAGATTCACCGGGTTGTGATGGTGGCTCTCTACCCTGTTGTGAAAGAgagttttcaaatatattatgaCATAACAGAAATAATGGGGATCTTAATCGACCGTTTCATGGAGTTGGAGGTCCGCGAATGCGTGAGGATCTACGAGATCTTCTGCCGCCTTGGCAAGCAGTTCGATGAGCTTGAAAAGTTCTATGACTGGTGCAAGAGGGTTGGGATTGGACGTTGTTCTGAATTCCCGGAGGTTGATAAGATTACTCCAAAGAAACTTAAGGTAATGGATGAGTTCATCCGAGACAAAACAGCTTTGGCTCAAAGCATAAAAACGAAGTCTCAAGAAGAGGCTGCAGAACCAAGGAAAAACGAAATGAACGAGATCAAGGCTCTACCCCCACCAGAGGGTTTCAATGATGCCCAAGTCGAGGAAGTGAAAAAGGAAGAAACGAAGGAACAAAAAGAAGTCAAAGTTACACAACAAGAGGGTGATTTATTGAATTTAGGAGACGATGCAAGCACAAGCCACGACCATGCAGATAAACTAGCCTTGGCCTTATTTGAAGGCTATGCATCGCCGGCAACAAAAAACACTCCAGCTCTTGCGTGGGAGGCCTTCAATGATGAGACTTCAGACTGGGAGACAACTTTGGTTCAATCAAGAAGCAATCTGTCAAGTCAGAAGACGACACTTGCCGACGGTTTTGACATGTTGTTGCTTGATGGCATGTACAAACAGTCCGCCACAATGGCAGCAATGGCGGTGGGTCCAGGTTATGGGTCCAGTGGGAGTGCGAGTAGCATCGCACTTGGGTCAGCCGGAAGGCCAACAATGCTAGCATTGCCAGCACCGCCGGTAATAGAGGGTGGTTCAAATTCTATGACGACTTCAGACCCATTTGCAGCCTCATTGACAGTGCCACCACCAGCGTATGTGCAAATGTCAGAGATGGAGAGGAAGCAGAAGCTGTTGGTGGAAGAGCAGTTAATGTGGCAGCAGTATGCAAGGGATGGGATGCAAGGACAGCTTGGAATGGCAAAGATGCAGCACCAGTACAATCCTTACAACATGGGAGGTTACACACCCAGCTACTGA